The region CCGCAAATATTAAAGATGACAGAAACAAAGCTGACATTGATGATAAAACCATTCTGATCATAGAAGATGATGCTTCTTTTGCCGAAGTTTTGCTCCAAGTTGCCCATGATAACGGATTTAAAGCAATTATAGCACATCAAGGGGAAACTGGATTTCAATATGCCAAAAAGTACAGTCCTAAAGCTATAATTCTCGATATGAAATTACCTGGAATAGATGGCTGGACGGTATTAAAATGGTTAAAAGAAGATCCTGAATTACAACACATTCCTGTGCATGTCATGTCAGGAATGAAAAGAGAAAAACTAGCAAAAGAAATGGGTGCCTTTGACTTCTTAGTAAAACCAATTACCCCACAAAAATTAAAGAATGCCTTTCAATCGATAGACAATCAAATCAATAAGATATACAAAAAAGTACTTATTGTAGAGGATGACGTAAAACTCAATTATTCCATAAAAGAGTTAGTACATTCTAGTGATAAAAACGTAATTTGTATACAAGCCCATTCGCGTTTAGAAGCCGAAAACATTCTAAAAAATGACGAGGTAGACTGCGCTATAATTGATTTGAGCTTACCTGATTCTAATAATATCAAATCCATTTCCGAACTAAAAAAAATATCTAAAAATCCAAACATCAAAATAATTGTCAATACCGGAAAAAACCTTTCTGATGAAGACCAACTTGAACTTGAAAAAAATGCAGACAGTATTGTCATCAAAACAAATGATGTTACTGAGCGATTAAAAGACGAACTTTTACTTTTTATCAATAAAATTGAATCTACAGAAGACTTAAAATATAAAAACGCACCTAATTTATCCGGTGGCGAAATTCTAAAAAACAAAAACATCTTAATTGTAGATGATGACATTAGAAACATCTATGCTTTATCGGCTGCATTGACGAGTAAAGGAGCTGTAATATCAACCGCTTTTAATGGAGTTGAAGCTTTAAAAGCCTTAGATAGTAATTCTAATATTGATATTGTACTGATGGACATTATGATGCCAGAAATGGATGGATTTGAAGCTACCAGAAAAATTAGAGAAAACATCAAATGGAAAGATTTACCTATCATTGCCCTAACGGCTAAAGCGATGAAAGGGGATCGAGACGAAATCATAAAAGCGGGAGCTTCTGATTATCAATCTAAACCAATAGACATACAAAAGCTTATTTCATTAATTAGCATCTGGATATACAAATGATAGATTTTAATGACCTAGATGAATTGCTTTTTACGATACAAAAACAATTCGATTACGATTTTTCTGAGTATTCTAAAGCCTCGATGCTTCGGAGAATTAACCGTTTTATGGAGATCAATTCTATGAAAACAGCGGTCGATTTACAATTTGAACTCATCAATAACCCGGAAATTTTTAAGGAATTTATAAATGAAATTGTAGTCAATGTCAGTGAGTTTTTTAGAGATCCCAGTTTTTATCAGTCGCTAATAAAAAATATTTTCCCCTATCTCGACAGTTATCCAAGAATAAACATTTGGAGCGCTGGATGTTCATTTGGAGAAGAAACCTATTCTTTAGCCATATTGTTAAAAGAAATGGAAATGTATGAGAAAACAAGATTATATGCGACAGACATCAGTTCCAATGCGATAGAAAAATCAAAAAAAGGGATTTATTCCAATATCAATTTTAAAGATTACACTAAAAATTATTTTGAATGTGGCGGACAAGCTTCCTTAAATAATTATTTTATTTCGGACGAAAAAAACTCAATAATCAATTCTGATTTCAAAAAAAACATCTTGTTTTCAAATCATAATTTGGTTACAGACGGAGTTTTTAAAGAATGCCAA is a window of Flavobacterium acetivorans DNA encoding:
- a CDS encoding CheR family methyltransferase produces the protein MIDFNDLDELLFTIQKQFDYDFSEYSKASMLRRINRFMEINSMKTAVDLQFELINNPEIFKEFINEIVVNVSEFFRDPSFYQSLIKNIFPYLDSYPRINIWSAGCSFGEETYSLAILLKEMEMYEKTRLYATDISSNAIEKSKKGIYSNINFKDYTKNYFECGGQASLNNYFISDEKNSIINSDFKKNILFSNHNLVTDGVFKECQLILCRNVLIYFNDELQNKVLKLFYDSLPIHGFLALGKKESLRFSSVYENFKEIDRNEKIYQKIK